One Candidatus Delongbacteria bacterium DNA segment encodes these proteins:
- a CDS encoding PAS domain S-box protein: protein MNPLDDLGPRLVGDEPDSALFTLDAAGRVSSWGRQAVGLTGHGEAEMLGQPFSHLSVATTLESSLHADSLHLAAQENGLEQEELWVRSDGSTFWVSVFLSPLHDSAGKPEGFAVLVRSLHGPRQREAALLTREVLFQSALERTPVCLLVTDDSGALVQSNPALAALLGYTPAELAGAPASLVFPAAGQPSVQGHFERVSREGRAEGPLQLRTKSGETVRVQAHSVELPGHRFLSTLQDCTARHLTEEWLRTQEAKQRGFLEKAPLAMFVVDDQGRLVETNAAAQELLGYPAAEFAAMTVEDLVPPDQRPGARGGFSSLAETGLRHADIQLQRRDGQVIWVTLHAFRIAPDLFMGFCQDITASRQAEERLQKQEAQYRAVVETSADGFWLCDLAGRILEVNDTYVRRSGYSRAELLGMRIEDLEALDPPERIRQRIAEAVDTGSLLFEAGHRDRHGVIWPVEVTCSHWSSAEDRLFIFLRDITRRKHSDAVLRARLRISEQAGHLPVDDLMQVALNEAEALTGSSIGFFHFVDEDQEHLTLTAWSSNTLLNMCSAQGKGDHYPISQAGVWVDCVHARQPIVHNDYASLAHRKGMPQGHAPVHRELTVPIVREGLVTAVIGVGNKPADYDDEDVRLVQELAGLAADIVARKRAESQLDQSRASYQHIVESANEGIWSLDDQHRTVFLNPAMCRMLGYHEAELVGRPADFLIHEEDLPAYHGRTEERRAGRGGSYEIRLKPKHGATCICKVEATALLHPDGRYKGSFGLFTDITAIRQAERALQESERFAHGVLNSLSAHIAVLDQAGVILEVNDAWRNFARDNGGLDHTSLLVGANYLDVCLQACGDETQPQARLAFEGIQDVIHGRAASFELEYGCNAPGQERWFLLRVLPLQGSHGSVVVAHENITERRRLEEVQAFLAQSSGSDGVDFFRSLASFLADKLSVDHVSIDQLDPDGRTAHTLAAWGDGALQEGFSYELRDTLCEQVVRDSLLCLPSGVAAHCPGNAHLCSLGAESYLGIALTGHSQTPSGLIVLVGRRPLTNPRSAEAVLRLVAVRAAAELERLEAEAALRQRERLLNDAQRLSKVGGWEWDLIQGTMSWTEETFRIHEQEPVQPCRQVDQLVSVSLSCYRPEDRPIVREAFERCARTGEAYDLELPFTSTRGTPKWVRTTAEAVWRDGRIVKVVGNLADVTERRKAEESYQTLFREMLDGFALHEIILDGAGRPIDYRFLAINPAFERMTGLQAEAIVGRTAQETLPGVEASWIEVYGRVALTGVPEYFENYSADLGKHFEVMAYRPAPGQFACVFADITQRWQSGLALQRRMELLALIAETSARFLALPLEQLDDAVQETLGAVAGKLGVDRSYVFQLDSSGAAYTCTQEWCDAGIEPRFSHLQRIPRAGSLHWDEALTRGESVLVTDLEELPRADLVERIWASLAGTRSLLMLPLSWQGELRGFVSFDTLHAVREWSAEEQHVLSAVANLISSALERRQRERALLESSERLNQALEAAELGSWSLDLATKELRLDPRASHHLGLSHNCYSQEDFLERVHPADRDKVQSTLSRMVAECDDRSHSLEFRICLDELRVHWLATYSQVIRAGNAPAGRPVRIVGMVQNISARVQAEQALKRSEVRYRNLVETTYDWIWEVDAQGIYTYVSPKSLDILGRHAEEVVGHTPYDFMEPAESARVQAEFQAIIQQRRSFSGLINTAIHRDGHRVVLESSGMPILTQDGLLLGYRGVDRDVTARAEAERRTAMQATVSQVLAETAVLEETARRILETICLAEEFEFGALWSLDRLSDRLIPLAVWSSPDGGAAGLAEQTGDMSLAKGADLPGQVWGAGEPLALNEEALRAACTRSALSLAGLNGALCVPIQHAGEIIGALEVLSRAPLGADPVRFDVLMGIGRQVGQHLVRHLAQEELKHVVTTSPSVSYILRRTPRGFVPTWVSENIQQVIGCQAQETQGDWWEEHVHPDDLPRVREAKHEMGDRDLQVIEHRLRHKDGHYLWVRDEKRLLRDESGQVKEVVGVWSDITERVKLEDQLRQSQKMEAVGQLAGGVAHDFNNLLTVINGYSEMLQSSLAADDPNRALLVDIRDAGERAAALTRQLLAFSRKQVLQPRLINLGGVVRGLEKMLRRLLGEDVVLATILPPGQPSVRVDPGQIEQVVINLCVNARDAMPQGGRLVLEIRQVSLTEQDCRLKPDHRPGEFVVLEVQDCGCGMGPELVSHIFEPFFTTKEQGKGTGLGLATVLGIIQQSNGFLDVSSQPGVGTTFRVYLPRADVDGDARPGDDLASIRRGGGERILLVEDEEAVRAVAQRILKGLGYQVQDFSSGEAALAWMRDSHERVDLLLSDVVMPQLGGPALAGKLRELDPGLRVLFMSGYTDDSMGRYGLDLARAPFLNKPFAAAELARKVREVLDEPTG from the coding sequence ATGAACCCCCTGGATGACCTCGGCCCCCGGCTTGTGGGGGACGAACCCGATTCCGCCCTGTTCACGCTGGACGCCGCCGGCCGGGTGAGCAGCTGGGGCCGCCAGGCCGTCGGACTGACCGGGCATGGCGAGGCCGAGATGCTCGGCCAACCCTTTTCCCACCTCTCCGTGGCCACCACCCTGGAATCCTCCCTGCACGCCGACTCCCTGCACCTGGCCGCGCAGGAGAACGGACTGGAGCAGGAGGAGCTGTGGGTGCGCTCCGACGGCAGCACCTTCTGGGTTTCGGTCTTCCTCTCGCCGCTTCACGACTCGGCGGGCAAGCCGGAGGGCTTCGCCGTGCTGGTCCGCAGCCTGCACGGGCCGCGTCAGCGCGAGGCGGCCCTGCTGACCCGCGAGGTGCTCTTCCAGTCCGCCCTGGAGCGCACGCCCGTCTGCCTGCTGGTCACCGACGACAGCGGTGCGCTGGTGCAATCCAACCCGGCCCTCGCGGCCCTGCTGGGTTACACGCCGGCGGAACTGGCCGGGGCGCCGGCCAGCCTGGTCTTCCCCGCCGCGGGCCAACCGTCCGTCCAGGGGCATTTCGAGCGTGTGTCACGGGAGGGTCGGGCGGAGGGTCCGCTCCAGCTGCGCACCAAGAGCGGCGAAACCGTCCGCGTGCAGGCGCATTCCGTGGAACTGCCCGGACACCGTTTCCTCTCGACCCTGCAGGACTGCACGGCCCGTCACCTGACGGAGGAGTGGCTGCGCACCCAGGAGGCCAAGCAGCGCGGATTCCTGGAGAAGGCGCCCCTGGCCATGTTCGTGGTGGACGACCAGGGCCGGCTCGTGGAGACCAACGCCGCGGCCCAGGAACTGCTGGGGTACCCGGCCGCCGAATTCGCCGCCATGACCGTCGAGGACCTCGTGCCCCCCGACCAGCGCCCGGGCGCGCGGGGAGGCTTCTCGTCCCTGGCCGAAACCGGACTGCGCCACGCGGACATCCAGCTGCAACGCCGGGATGGACAGGTGATCTGGGTGACCCTGCACGCCTTTCGGATTGCGCCCGACCTGTTCATGGGATTCTGCCAGGACATCACGGCCAGCCGACAGGCCGAGGAGCGGCTGCAGAAGCAGGAAGCCCAGTACCGGGCCGTGGTGGAGACCTCCGCCGACGGGTTCTGGCTCTGCGACCTGGCGGGGCGCATCCTCGAGGTCAACGACACCTACGTGCGCCGCTCCGGGTACTCGCGGGCCGAACTGCTGGGCATGCGCATCGAGGATCTCGAGGCCCTGGACCCGCCCGAGCGGATCCGCCAGCGCATTGCCGAGGCGGTGGACACGGGCAGCCTGCTCTTCGAAGCGGGGCATCGGGACCGCCACGGCGTCATCTGGCCCGTCGAGGTGACCTGCAGCCACTGGTCCAGCGCCGAGGATCGCCTGTTCATCTTCCTGCGCGACATCACGCGCCGCAAGCACAGCGACGCGGTCCTCCGGGCCCGGCTGCGCATCTCCGAGCAAGCCGGGCACCTGCCCGTGGACGATCTGATGCAGGTGGCCCTCAACGAGGCCGAGGCCCTCACGGGCAGCAGCATCGGCTTCTTCCACTTCGTGGACGAGGACCAGGAGCATCTCACCCTGACGGCCTGGTCCAGCAACACCCTGCTCAACATGTGCTCGGCCCAGGGCAAGGGCGACCACTACCCCATCAGCCAGGCCGGCGTCTGGGTGGATTGCGTGCACGCCCGCCAGCCCATCGTGCACAACGACTACGCCAGCCTGGCCCATCGCAAGGGCATGCCCCAAGGCCACGCCCCGGTGCACCGGGAGCTGACCGTGCCCATCGTCCGGGAGGGTCTGGTGACCGCCGTCATCGGCGTGGGCAACAAACCCGCGGACTACGACGACGAGGACGTCCGGCTGGTCCAGGAGCTGGCGGGCCTGGCTGCGGACATCGTGGCCCGCAAGCGGGCGGAGTCCCAGCTGGACCAGAGCCGGGCGAGCTACCAGCACATCGTGGAATCCGCCAACGAGGGCATCTGGTCCCTGGACGACCAGCACCGCACGGTCTTCCTCAATCCCGCCATGTGCCGCATGCTGGGCTATCACGAGGCCGAACTGGTCGGCCGGCCCGCCGACTTCCTGATCCACGAGGAGGACCTGCCCGCGTATCACGGCCGCACCGAAGAGCGCAGGGCCGGACGGGGGGGGTCCTATGAAATCCGCCTCAAACCCAAGCACGGCGCGACCTGCATCTGCAAGGTGGAGGCCACGGCCCTGTTGCATCCGGACGGGCGCTACAAGGGCTCCTTCGGCCTGTTCACCGACATCACGGCCATCCGCCAGGCGGAACGCGCGCTGCAGGAGAGCGAGCGCTTCGCCCACGGCGTGCTCAATTCCCTCTCGGCGCACATCGCCGTGCTGGACCAGGCGGGTGTCATCCTGGAGGTCAACGACGCCTGGCGGAACTTCGCCCGCGACAACGGCGGCCTGGACCACACCAGCCTGCTGGTGGGCGCGAACTATCTGGACGTCTGCCTCCAGGCCTGCGGCGATGAGACCCAGCCCCAGGCCCGGCTGGCCTTCGAAGGCATCCAGGACGTGATCCACGGACGGGCGGCCTCCTTCGAACTGGAGTACGGCTGCAACGCCCCCGGCCAGGAGCGCTGGTTCCTGTTGCGCGTGCTGCCGCTGCAAGGCTCCCATGGCTCCGTGGTCGTGGCGCACGAGAACATCACCGAGCGGCGGCGCCTGGAAGAGGTACAGGCCTTTCTGGCCCAGAGTTCGGGCTCCGATGGCGTCGACTTCTTCCGCTCCCTGGCGAGCTTCCTGGCCGACAAGCTGTCCGTCGACCACGTCAGCATCGATCAGCTGGATCCCGACGGCCGGACGGCGCACACGCTCGCCGCCTGGGGCGACGGCGCTCTCCAGGAGGGATTCTCCTACGAATTGCGGGACACGCTGTGCGAGCAGGTGGTGCGGGATTCCCTGCTCTGCCTGCCCTCCGGCGTGGCGGCCCATTGTCCCGGGAACGCCCACCTCTGCTCGCTGGGCGCCGAGAGTTATCTGGGCATCGCGCTGACCGGGCACAGCCAGACCCCCAGCGGTCTCATCGTGCTGGTCGGCCGCCGCCCGCTGACCAATCCCCGCTCCGCCGAGGCCGTGCTGCGCCTGGTGGCCGTGCGGGCGGCGGCGGAACTGGAGCGGCTGGAGGCCGAGGCGGCGCTGCGGCAGCGCGAGCGCCTGTTGAATGACGCCCAGCGGTTGAGCAAGGTGGGCGGCTGGGAGTGGGACCTGATCCAGGGGACGATGTCCTGGACGGAGGAGACCTTCCGCATCCACGAGCAGGAACCCGTCCAGCCCTGCCGCCAGGTCGACCAGCTGGTGTCGGTCAGTCTCAGCTGCTACCGGCCGGAGGACCGGCCCATCGTGCGCGAGGCCTTCGAGCGCTGCGCTCGCACAGGCGAGGCCTACGACCTCGAGCTGCCCTTCACGTCGACCCGCGGCACGCCCAAGTGGGTCCGGACGACGGCCGAGGCGGTCTGGCGGGACGGCCGAATCGTCAAGGTCGTGGGCAACCTGGCCGACGTCACCGAGCGCCGCAAGGCCGAGGAGAGCTACCAGACCCTGTTCCGCGAGATGCTGGACGGCTTCGCCCTGCACGAGATCATCCTGGACGGGGCGGGTCGCCCCATCGATTATCGCTTCCTGGCCATCAATCCGGCCTTCGAGCGGATGACCGGCCTGCAGGCGGAGGCCATCGTGGGGCGCACGGCCCAGGAGACGCTGCCCGGCGTGGAAGCCAGCTGGATCGAGGTCTACGGCCGCGTGGCGCTCACCGGCGTGCCCGAGTACTTCGAGAACTACAGCGCCGACCTGGGCAAGCACTTCGAGGTGATGGCCTACCGGCCCGCGCCGGGCCAGTTCGCCTGTGTCTTCGCCGACATCACCCAGCGCTGGCAGAGCGGCCTGGCCCTCCAGCGCCGCATGGAACTGCTGGCCCTGATCGCGGAGACCTCGGCGCGCTTCCTGGCGCTGCCTCTCGAGCAATTGGATGACGCCGTCCAGGAGACCCTCGGCGCCGTGGCCGGAAAACTGGGAGTGGATCGGAGCTACGTCTTCCAGCTGGACTCCAGCGGAGCGGCCTACACCTGCACGCAGGAGTGGTGCGATGCGGGGATCGAACCCCGCTTCAGCCATTTGCAGCGGATCCCGCGCGCCGGCTCGCTTCATTGGGACGAGGCCCTGACGCGCGGCGAGTCCGTGCTGGTGACGGACCTGGAGGAGCTGCCGCGCGCGGACCTTGTGGAACGCATCTGGGCCTCCCTGGCGGGCACCCGCTCCCTGTTGATGCTGCCGCTCTCCTGGCAGGGCGAGCTGCGCGGCTTCGTGAGTTTCGACACCCTCCACGCGGTGCGGGAGTGGTCGGCTGAGGAACAGCACGTGCTAAGCGCGGTCGCCAACCTGATCTCCTCGGCCCTGGAGCGCCGTCAGCGCGAACGAGCCTTGCTGGAGAGCAGCGAGCGCCTGAACCAGGCGCTGGAGGCCGCCGAGTTGGGCTCCTGGTCGCTGGACCTGGCGACAAAGGAGCTTCGCCTGGATCCCCGCGCCAGCCACCATTTGGGACTGTCCCACAACTGCTACAGCCAGGAGGATTTCCTCGAGCGCGTTCATCCCGCGGACCGGGACAAAGTCCAGTCCACCCTCTCCCGGATGGTCGCCGAGTGCGACGACCGCAGCCATTCGCTGGAGTTCCGCATCTGCCTGGACGAACTGCGCGTGCACTGGCTGGCCACCTATTCCCAGGTGATTCGTGCGGGCAACGCGCCGGCCGGCCGGCCGGTGCGGATCGTGGGCATGGTGCAGAACATCTCGGCCCGCGTGCAGGCCGAGCAGGCCCTCAAGCGCAGCGAAGTCCGCTACCGTAACCTGGTGGAGACCACCTACGACTGGATCTGGGAAGTGGACGCCCAGGGCATCTACACCTACGTCAGCCCCAAGTCGCTGGACATCCTCGGCCGCCACGCCGAGGAGGTCGTCGGGCACACGCCTTACGACTTCATGGAACCCGCGGAGTCCGCCCGCGTGCAGGCGGAGTTCCAGGCCATCATCCAGCAGCGAAGGTCCTTCAGCGGGCTGATCAACACGGCCATTCATCGCGATGGCCACCGGGTGGTGCTGGAGTCCAGCGGCATGCCCATCCTGACCCAGGACGGACTGCTGCTGGGATATCGCGGAGTGGATCGGGACGTGACGGCACGCGCCGAGGCGGAACGCCGCACGGCCATGCAGGCCACCGTGAGCCAAGTGCTGGCCGAGACGGCCGTCCTCGAGGAGACAGCGCGACGCATCCTGGAGACCATTTGCCTGGCCGAGGAATTCGAGTTCGGCGCGCTCTGGAGCCTGGACCGCCTCTCCGACCGGCTCATCCCCCTGGCCGTGTGGAGCAGCCCTGACGGCGGCGCGGCCGGGCTGGCGGAGCAGACCGGGGACATGAGCCTGGCAAAGGGCGCGGACCTGCCCGGTCAGGTCTGGGGCGCGGGGGAACCCCTGGCGCTGAACGAGGAGGCCCTGCGGGCCGCATGCACGCGCAGCGCACTGTCCCTCGCCGGCCTGAACGGCGCGCTCTGCGTGCCCATCCAGCACGCGGGCGAGATCATCGGCGCGCTGGAGGTTCTCAGCCGCGCGCCGCTGGGCGCTGATCCGGTCCGCTTTGACGTGCTGATGGGCATCGGACGCCAGGTGGGCCAACACCTCGTGCGCCACCTGGCGCAAGAGGAACTGAAGCACGTGGTCACCACCAGTCCCTCGGTTTCCTACATCCTGCGGCGCACGCCCCGGGGCTTCGTGCCCACCTGGGTCAGCGAGAACATCCAGCAGGTGATCGGCTGCCAGGCCCAGGAGACCCAGGGCGATTGGTGGGAGGAGCACGTCCATCCCGACGACCTGCCGCGCGTGCGGGAGGCCAAGCACGAGATGGGTGACCGTGACCTGCAGGTGATCGAGCACCGGCTGCGCCACAAGGACGGCCACTACCTGTGGGTCCGCGACGAGAAGCGCCTGCTGCGCGACGAGTCGGGCCAGGTGAAGGAAGTGGTGGGCGTCTGGTCGGACATCACGGAGCGGGTCAAGCTCGAGGACCAGCTGCGGCAGTCCCAGAAGATGGAGGCCGTGGGCCAGCTGGCCGGCGGCGTGGCCCATGACTTCAACAACCTGCTGACGGTCATCAACGGCTACAGCGAGATGCTGCAATCCTCCCTGGCCGCGGACGACCCCAACCGCGCCCTGCTGGTGGACATCCGCGACGCCGGCGAGCGCGCGGCGGCCCTGACACGGCAGCTGCTGGCCTTCAGCCGCAAGCAGGTCCTGCAGCCGCGGCTGATCAATCTGGGCGGCGTGGTGCGCGGGCTGGAGAAAATGCTGCGCCGGCTGCTGGGCGAGGACGTGGTGCTCGCCACCATCCTGCCGCCGGGCCAGCCCAGCGTGCGCGTGGATCCCGGTCAGATCGAGCAGGTGGTGATCAACCTGTGCGTGAACGCCCGGGACGCCATGCCCCAGGGCGGACGGCTGGTCCTCGAGATCCGGCAGGTAAGTCTGACCGAGCAGGACTGCCGCCTGAAGCCCGATCACCGGCCCGGCGAGTTCGTGGTTCTCGAGGTCCAGGACTGCGGCTGCGGCATGGGCCCCGAGCTGGTCTCCCACATCTTCGAACCCTTCTTCACCACCAAGGAACAGGGCAAGGGCACGGGATTGGGCCTGGCCACGGTGCTGGGCATCATCCAACAGAGCAACGGCTTCCTCGACGTGAGCAGCCAGCCGGGCGTGGGGACCACCTTCCGCGTCTACCTGCCGCGCGCCGACGTGGACGGGGACGCGCGCCCGGGCGACGACCTGGCGTCGATCAGGCGGGGCGGCGGGGAACGGATCCTGCTGGTGGAGGACGAGGAGGCGGTGCGTGCCGTGGCCCAGCGGATCCTCAAGGGACTGGGCTACCAGGTGCAGGACTTCTCCAGCGGCGAGGCGGCGCTGGCCTGGATGCGGGACTCCCACGAGCGCGTGGACCTGCTGCTGAGCGACGTGGTGATGCCCCAACTGGGCGGCCCGGCCCTGGCGGGCAAACTGCGCGAACTGGATCCCGGCCTGCGCGTGCTCTTCATGAGCGGCTACACGGATGACTCCATGGGCCGCTACGGCCTCGACCTGGCGCGCGCACCCTTCCTCAACAAGCCCTTCGCCGCCGCGGAGTTGGCGCGCAAGGTGCGCGAGGTGCTGGACGAGCCCACGGGCTGA
- a CDS encoding DUF2797 domain-containing protein — MWRGTLTKMDTAVADPVRYRLRDAFGGPGLDLNPLLGRRLRLSRDGGLRCIHCGSPTAKPYGEGSCYPCFARLPQNDICIVKPELCHFHQEANPCRDPDWGQTHCFRPHILYLAVSSGLKVGITRESQVPTRWMDQGASLALPVLRLPDRLSVGRVEQFLAGHLADKTHWQKMLRHEVPEVDLAAERRRVLDLLGDRFPCEVLPEREPWRFTYPALEWPSKVLSRNLEKEEAVEGRLLAIKGQYWILDRGVFNVRKHSAWCVRLTEVAP; from the coding sequence ATGTGGCGGGGAACCTTGACCAAGATGGACACGGCCGTCGCGGATCCGGTGCGCTACCGGTTGCGCGACGCCTTCGGCGGGCCGGGGCTGGACCTGAATCCGCTGCTGGGGAGACGCCTGCGCTTGTCCCGGGACGGCGGGCTGCGCTGCATCCACTGCGGCAGCCCCACGGCCAAGCCCTACGGCGAGGGTTCCTGTTATCCCTGCTTCGCCCGTCTGCCGCAGAACGACATCTGCATCGTCAAGCCGGAGCTCTGCCACTTCCATCAGGAGGCCAACCCCTGCCGGGATCCGGACTGGGGCCAGACCCACTGCTTCAGGCCGCACATCCTCTACCTGGCCGTGAGCAGCGGGTTGAAGGTTGGCATCACGCGGGAGAGCCAGGTGCCCACGCGCTGGATGGACCAAGGGGCCAGTCTGGCGCTGCCCGTGCTGCGCCTGCCCGACCGGCTCTCCGTCGGGCGGGTGGAGCAGTTCCTGGCCGGCCATCTGGCGGACAAGACCCACTGGCAGAAGATGCTGCGCCACGAGGTGCCCGAGGTGGACCTGGCGGCGGAGCGCCGGCGGGTGCTGGACCTGCTGGGGGACCGTTTCCCCTGCGAGGTGCTGCCCGAGCGCGAGCCCTGGCGCTTCACCTATCCGGCGCTGGAGTGGCCCAGCAAGGTCCTCAGCCGCAACCTGGAGAAGGAGGAGGCCGTGGAGGGCCGCCTGCTGGCCATCAAGGGCCAGTACTGGATTCTCGACCGCGGCGTGTTCAACGTGCGCAAGCACTCCGCCTGGTGCGTGCGCCTGACGGAGGTCGCGCCATGA
- a CDS encoding patatin-like phospholipase family protein, with protein sequence MKTRLSAWLLLVWVVCAGAAPPPPRFALALGGGAALGYAHLGVLEVLEEEGLRPDLVLGTSIGSIMGGLYCAGLSPAEIANRAEGMNLWRIGDLQWAGLGLLEWNKVRRQLAPLLLVQRLEDCPLPLICVATDLASGERVMLRRGPLLEAMLASATVPGLFEPIVWEGRLLVDGGLTDEVPVLSAREAGAAIVVAVDVSHPLLEREIKGPVDVLRQSYFIIQKQNVEQRRALADLVIRPDLTGLDFHAFDDVQAGRQAGREAALRALPQLKGLLRERGWQARR encoded by the coding sequence ATGAAGACCCGCCTGAGCGCCTGGCTGCTGCTGGTCTGGGTAGTGTGCGCCGGCGCGGCCCCGCCGCCGCCCCGCTTCGCCCTGGCGCTCGGGGGCGGCGCGGCCCTGGGCTACGCCCATCTGGGCGTGCTGGAGGTGCTGGAGGAGGAGGGTCTGCGGCCGGACTTGGTGCTGGGCACGTCCATTGGCAGCATCATGGGCGGGCTCTACTGCGCGGGTCTCTCGCCGGCGGAGATCGCCAACCGGGCCGAGGGCATGAACCTGTGGCGGATCGGCGACCTGCAGTGGGCCGGACTGGGCCTGCTGGAGTGGAACAAAGTGCGGCGGCAGCTGGCGCCCCTGCTCCTCGTGCAGCGGCTGGAGGACTGTCCGCTGCCGCTGATCTGCGTGGCCACGGACCTGGCCAGCGGCGAGCGTGTGATGCTGCGCCGGGGTCCGCTGCTGGAGGCCATGCTGGCCTCCGCCACCGTGCCGGGGCTGTTCGAACCGATTGTCTGGGAGGGCCGGCTGCTGGTGGACGGCGGCCTGACGGACGAGGTGCCCGTGCTCAGCGCCCGGGAGGCCGGCGCCGCCATCGTCGTGGCCGTGGATGTCTCGCATCCGCTGCTGGAGCGCGAGATCAAGGGCCCCGTGGACGTGCTGCGCCAGAGCTACTTCATCATCCAGAAGCAGAACGTCGAGCAGCGTCGGGCCCTGGCCGACCTGGTGATCCGGCCGGACCTGACCGGGTTGGACTTCCACGCCTTCGACGACGTGCAGGCCGGCCGGCAGGCGGGCCGCGAGGCCGCCCTCCGCGCCCTGCCCCAGCTCAAGGGCCTGCTGCGCGAGCGGGGGTGGCAGGCGCGACGCTAG
- the rarD gene encoding EamA family transporter RarD — MTQARQGIFFATGAYLLWGFFPIYWKALGQVPAGEVLAHRILWSCLFLAGFLLTRTRRAHVLAALRNRRARLGIAAAALLISVNWLTYIWAVNSGHVLESSLGYFINPLFSVLLGVLVLRERLRPLQWIPLALAALGVLLLTLAQGRLPWIALTLAVSFSLYGLVKKTTALGSLTGQALETALLFLPALGWILLQTPSAPPRPAPIWILLVCAGPVTAVPLLLFAAGARRIPLWQTGLLQYLAPSLQFMLGVWLYHEELGPGRLPGFLLVWSGLALFAAESLWRARLRAPLPADS; from the coding sequence ATGACCCAGGCCCGCCAGGGCATCTTCTTCGCCACGGGCGCCTACCTGCTCTGGGGCTTCTTCCCCATCTACTGGAAGGCCCTGGGACAGGTGCCGGCGGGCGAGGTCCTGGCCCACCGCATCCTCTGGTCCTGCCTGTTCCTGGCGGGATTCCTGCTCACCCGGACCCGCCGTGCCCATGTCCTGGCCGCGCTGCGCAACCGGCGCGCCCGCTTGGGCATCGCCGCCGCGGCCCTGCTCATCAGCGTCAACTGGCTGACCTACATCTGGGCGGTGAACTCCGGCCACGTGCTGGAGAGCAGCCTGGGCTACTTCATCAACCCGCTGTTCAGCGTGCTGCTGGGCGTGCTGGTGCTGCGTGAGCGCCTGCGCCCCCTGCAGTGGATTCCCCTGGCCCTGGCCGCGCTGGGCGTGCTGCTGTTGACCCTGGCCCAGGGACGCCTGCCCTGGATCGCGCTCACCCTGGCCGTGTCCTTCAGCCTCTACGGCCTGGTGAAGAAGACCACGGCCCTGGGCTCGCTCACCGGCCAGGCATTGGAGACGGCCCTGCTCTTCCTGCCCGCGCTGGGCTGGATCCTGCTGCAGACGCCCTCCGCCCCGCCGCGGCCGGCTCCGATCTGGATCCTGCTGGTCTGCGCGGGTCCGGTCACCGCCGTGCCCCTGCTGCTCTTTGCCGCCGGAGCCCGGCGCATCCCGCTCTGGCAGACGGGCCTGCTCCAGTACCTGGCCCCCAGCCTGCAGTTCATGCTGGGCGTCTGGCTCTATCACGAAGAGCTGGGTCCGGGACGTCTGCCGGGCTTCCTGCTGGTCTGGAGCGGGTTGGCGCTCTTCGCCGCCGAGAGCCTCTGGCGCGCGCGGCTGCGTGCCCCACTTCCCGCCGACTCCTAG
- a CDS encoding SlyX family protein: MEQRLRRVEEKLAHLERLTEQLNQVLREQDRRLEQLARALEARGEFPRTAAAGGGDGPA; this comes from the coding sequence GTGGAGCAGCGACTGCGGCGGGTGGAGGAGAAACTGGCGCACCTGGAGCGACTGACGGAGCAGCTGAACCAGGTGCTGCGCGAGCAGGATCGGCGCCTGGAGCAACTCGCCCGGGCCCTGGAGGCGCGCGGGGAGTTTCCGCGGACCGCGGCCGCCGGCGGCGGGGACGGGCCCGCGTGA